From Argopecten irradians isolate NY chromosome 2, Ai_NY, whole genome shotgun sequence, the proteins below share one genomic window:
- the LOC138314187 gene encoding calaxin-like, which yields MSRSKPKAKVVEDLMRKTQLRKDAVECLMMMFREMATKSKNADRLYVEKSRFKEMLYKEFAMTDDSLNERVFTAFDADRDQCISEEEWVIGFSIYLSKENDEKKLRFMFRAYDIKDEGYITRESMFYFLKGCFAMAVVSEEDAEEAPKDLVEIALKKLDFDKDSKVSYGDFAQIVSEEPLLIECLGTCLPQPHVIKKFSTLIAGDKSPWMDKPTNYSKQQIKY from the exons ATGTCAAGATCAAAACCCAAAGCAAAAGTTGTGGAGGATTTAATGCGGAAAACGCAAC tgAGAAAAGATGCTGTTGAGTGTCTAATGATGATGTTCAGGGAGATGGCAACGAAGAGTAAAAATGCTGACAGGCTATATGTGGAGAAATCAAGATTCAAGGAAATGCTGTATAAGGAATTTGCTATGACAGACGATTCATTAAATGAAAGAG TATTCACAGCTTTTGATGCTGATCGTGATCAGTGTATTAGTGAAGAGGAATGGGTTATCGGATTCTCAATTTACCTGTCGAAAGAAAATGATGAGAAGAAACTGAGAT TTATGTTTCGTGCTTATGACATCAAAGATGAGGGATATATCACCAGGGAATCTATGTTCTACTTTTTAAAGGGCTGTTTTGCAATG GCAGTGGTTTCAGAAGAAGATGCAGAAGAAGCACCAAAAGATCTTGTTGAAATTGCACTGAAAAAATTG GATTTCGACAAGGACAGTAAGGTGTCATACGGAGATTTCGCTCAGATTGTGAGTGAGGAACCATTGCTTATAGAGTGCCTTGGGACGTGTTTACCACAACCACAT gTTATTAAAAAGTTTTCTACATTGATTGCTGGAGACAAGTCACCTTGGATGGATAAACCCACCAATTACAGCAAGCAGCAGATCAAATATTAG
- the LOC138313642 gene encoding protein mono-ADP-ribosyltransferase PARP14-like: MMANKQVTVSDIIYDGTFWLSSKMKEKYCKYFKSTKMKNDHFLTGVEVAALVKDKGLSMKDLFQVWNFADTDEDGCLSIDEFCLAMAMIDTLKERRKGPGFIVLKKSGLRVTIKKGNIEKEESDMIVCLMDEMSGLTDGLVSSCICLAGGRELLQMAGDRMYDNGIKNGQIVALPAEGELKCSHVVAGTIPEFEDESSLKAMRKFIHGCLQLANDHGAKSIAFPLLGTGGLAYEKNDVVRILFEVMEDFPNRDSLTDVALVAHPMDRTSLHAFKAAEARYRDSYMYRVKENLPSKVVQWNGQYCSLPIVPSLDSVPEERSKDYEKNFAEYAVINKTDSSYSITGNHELTF; encoded by the exons ataTGATGGCACCTTCTGGTTATCATCAAAAATGAAAGAGAAGTATTGCAAGTACTTCAAGTCAACTAAGATGAAAAATGACCACTTTCTGACAG GCGTAGAGGTGGCTGCTTTAGTTAAAGATAAAGGACTGTCCATGAAAGACTTATTTCAGGTGTG GAACTTTGCGGATACAGATGAGGATGGCTGTCTTTCCATTGATGAATTTTGTCTGGCAATGGCTATGATAGATACTCTAAAGGAGCGACGGAAAGGACCAGGTTTTATTG TTCTAAAGAAGAGTGGTCTGAGAGTTACAATTAAGAAAGGAAACATTGAAAAAGAGGAG AGTGACATGATTGTCTGTCTTATGGATGAAATGTCAGGGCTAACTGATGGCCTTGTGTCTTCATGTATTTGTCTGGCTGGGGGTAGAGAACTACTACAGATGGCAGGTGATAGGATGTATGATAATGGGATAAAAAACGGCCAGATTGTTGCTTTACCTGCTGAAGGTGAACTGAAATGTTCTCATGTGGTGGCTGGTACAATTCCTGAGTTTGAAGATGAGAGTAGTTTAAAG GCAATGCGCAAATTCATCCATGGTTGTCTGCAGCTGGCTAATGACCATGGAGCCAAATCTATTGCATTCCCTTTACTTGGTACTGGAGGGTTGGcttatgaaaaaaatgacgtGGTTAGAATACTCTTTGAGGTTATGGAAGACTTTCCAAACAGAGATTCTCTTACAGATGTAGCTCTTGTTGCTCACCCTATGGACAGAACTTCACTGCAT GCATTCAAAGCAGCTGAGGCAAGGTATAGggatagctacatgtatagggtAAAGG AAAATTTACCAAGTAAAGTTGTACAATGGAACGGCCAGTATTGCAGTTTGCCGATAGTACCaag TCTTGACTCAGTGCCCGAGGAAAGAAGTAAAGATTATGAAAAGAATTTTGCAGAATATGCTGTTATAAACAAGACAGATTCCAGTTATTCTATCACAGGTAATCATGAACTtacattttaa